CGGGCTACTTTGTATTTCACGATGCTTATGGCTATTTTGAGCAGCGTTATGGCTTGAACCAAGTTGGGCGCTTCACAGTATCGCCAGAGCGTAAACCGGGAGCAAAAACTCTTAATGAAATACACCAAAAATTGACACAAGGAAATGGGATGTGTGTTTTTGCAGAGCCGCAGTTTACTCCTCAAGTTCTTGAAAGTGTTATGCGCGGTAGTAACGCCAAGTTAGGTTCATTAGATCCACTAGGCTCAGATATTGAAGTGAAACAGGGTAGCTACTTTGCTTTTCTTAGAGGAATGGCATCGAATTTTAGTCAATGTTTGAGTAACAAGTAACATAAATGTTGCTTGTTACCATAAGCAACCTATGGATTACGTGATCCAGTAAAAAAAATGAAAACCTTTGCAGGAGTAACCCTGTTTTCTTAGTGGAATTAAGATAAGATATCCTGATAATTAGTGATTTAAAATAGTTAGTTTAAATGATAATTTAATTATTTTAGATATCACGAAGCTCTCTGGTAGTAAGGGTATTTTCTTAGTGCATCGCTTAGCGTTCATATTTTTAATTACGATTTTCTCTTATCAGGCGCTGGCTTCAAATGAATCCAGCGCTGTTTTTTATCCTCTGCCAAGTCAATCAGAGGGCACGTTCATTGTTGCTAAGAATCTTTTCTTGTGTGATCAAGGTGGTCTCTGGATCCACGATGTTCATGGTCAGGTTCTCTTTTATGATGGTAAACAAACGCTACCTGATTCTGGTAGCCTCTTGCAAAACCCGATTGAGCAAGTCGCCTATCAACATGGTACCTTTTGGACCTTTGTTGATAATGAAGTGTACCGTGTCTACCCCAACCAAGACCGACAACGGATGTTCAGTCTCGAACCGGGGGCAAAAATCAGAAAAATTGGCACCTCTAAGGATTATGTATGGGTCAGTGATGGTGCTTATTTTTACGTTTATAACACGACGACTCAGCAGCGAGAAAGGTTTTCACTACTTCAGCTACATAAACATAGTAACAACAAGCATGTTTACATTAACGACGCTCTATTAGTTGGAAAGAAATGGGTCATAGGCACCACTGCTGGCGTCTATCTCTCAGACGAAAAGAAATTAAAGCATGTCAGTGCATCAGGAACACAGTATATAGAAAAACTCTATTACTCGTCCAAAAGACGTGAGTTACTCATAGGGACATTGTCAGGGGCATTGCTGTATAAAACTGAACAGACAGGTGAATTTGTTGAGAAAATTGGTGCCTCTCACGTATTGGCATTCGCTGAAACAGAGCTAGGGTATTGGGTTGGTACTGAGCAAGGTTTATATCAGTTCTCTTTTGCTACTCGCAAAACCAGTGAAGTACAGCCTGCCAGTTTGTTAGGTGTTAACCCGACCAACACCAAGATCTATTCACTGCTTAACGATGAGATGGGAGGCATGTGGATAGCCACCAACCAAGGTATTCGATACTACTCAGAGTTCAGTAAGAAGTTTGAACGAATTTCATTGGTTGGAAGTCATCATCTTCCTTTTACACCGTATGTTAAACAAGCCACGATAGGGCCTGATAATTGGCTTTGGCTAACTGATGGTGAAATACTTTATCGCTCGACTCCAAGCGGGTTCACAAAAGTATTAAGTGTTGAGTCACGGTTGAATGCATTTGCTTTTCTTGATGACCATATTTGGCTCGCGACAGAGACAGGCTTAGAAGTGTATCACCTGACCAGTTTGGAGCGTCTCGACTTTCCGTACCTAAGGGCGATGGCAGAGCAAAGCATCGATCATATCGTCTCTGATGGATTTGAAACACTTTGGCTATCAAGAGGTTATGAACTCCTGAGTGTTAATACCTCGGCAAGGCAGGTCAGGAGCTTTGGCAGTGACTGGCTAGTTAACCATTTTTTACCTGCCAGAATCACACGTTTGTATCATCAAGGCTCATTATTACTTATCGGAACTGACCATGGAGTCTATGAGTATGATGGTAAGAAAATTCGTTTTGACCACTTGTCGGCCAATCGTGGTGAGTCACTGGATATTATTACTGCCGCGAATGGTGAAAAATGGTTTGCGTCTTCTTATGGTGTTTTTAAGCAACGCTCTGAGGACGGTACTCTCCAAGCGATCGAATTGAGTGTCGCTAATGCTCGCCCTGCGTGTATGATAAGTGATCCTGATGGCGTTTGGTTAGCCTCTTCTGTTGGTTTAAGTTACTATGATTTGGCTGGACAGCTTAAAAAAACGTACTCATCATCTTTTGGCTTGATTAATAACGAATTTTTACCTGGGGTCTGTACATCAATTCCAATCGATGATACTCATTTCGTCAATAAAACAGGTTCAAACAAGGATACGGGTAACTTAAGACTTGTTTTTGGCTCTCAATATGGATTAATTCAAACAAACGCCCAGTCGTTACTTCGTTCTCATCCCCCCGAATCTAAGCTTATTGTTAGTCAAGTTCTCTTAGGAAATAAAGTAGTTCAAATCGGTAATGAAGGGCCGGAAGAGTCTGCTTTCCCCCATGGTTCTTCGCTAAGTTTTTTATTTGGCCTTATGCCTAAATTAGGGCACCAAGCTCTTTATTATCGGTTACGGGAAGACCAAGCCTGGCAGAGATTAGAAGGTGGCCAACTCACCTTGGAATACCTTAATTCAGGTGAATATTATCTGCAAGTCAGTCAAGGCAACCATCTTGCAAGCAAAAGAGTCGGTTTAGAGTACCATTTTACTGTATTAACACCTTGGTACCTATCAAGCTATGTTTTGCTCGCATTTGCTGTGCTCTTTTTACTTACGGTTATGTTTGCCATGTCTTGGCGTTCTCGCTACGTGGTGAAATCTAACCGTGAGTTAGCGGCTCAAGTTAAGTTAAAAACAGAGCAGTTGCGTCACCAAAGCCGTGTATTACTGACGAGCAACCAGCAGCTGAGAAAACAAATACAGGTGAGAGGCTTATTAGTCGATCATATCGCCAGATCGATAAAAAACAGTGTAGAGTTCATTGCGACTTCACTGAAAAACAATACAGATGAAAAGATACAGAATCATTTATCCAAAACATACTGGCAATTGAACGAGCTCATTGCTGAACCTGACCAAGCTATTGTAGGAAGACAAAGTTATAACTTGAGTCAGATCACTCAGGCTGTCGTAGATGTTTGGCAAGAAGATTTTGCCAGAATGAAAGTGGGTATTGAACTGATTGATGAGTATAAAGATCAGTGCATCATGTTAGAGAGTTTCAATCTTGATGTGATTTTTAATATTATTTTTGCCAATGTGATTAAACGTTCTTTTCGGTGCCAGTTAGTAACGGTGAGTTTGGAAAAGAGAGAGCAAAGCGTTGCATTATGTATCATCGATCATGGAATGCCTTTGTCGACCCTTGGTACTATCCAGCGCAATACTTCTAAAACTCATGCTGATTTAAGCATTGAAAATTTGCCACATTTGATCGCCGAGAGCGGTGGACAGTTATCGATGTATCCATCAGATACTCAAAATAAAATTGAGATTGTTTGGCCTTCGGCACTTGGTTTAAGCAATGATTTGCTAAGTAACCTAACTAGCGAAGTCGTGATGCATGAAGAGTCACTTCAGCGTCCTTCTTGCCCAGAAAAAGAATGGCTACTCAAGGTATACACGTTGGTGGCGGATAACTGCCAAAACCCTGAATTTGGAACAGCCTCTGCCGCGAAAATGTTATTTATGTCGGAGCGAAGCTTACAAAGGCGGTTTAAATCGGCTACCTCAACGACACTGTCTAGCTACCTTACCGAGATACGTTTAGAGCTGGCCTGTGAACAGTTACTGGCAGGGGTAAAAATCAGTGAAGTTGCGTTTAACTGTGGTTTTAATGACCCTTCTTACTTCAGCCAAAAGTTTAAGCTTCATTTCGGTTTATCGCCTTCTAAGTTTGTTGAAGCCCAACAAAGCCATATTGATGCCTAGCTTCTCTAAGCTCGACTTTTGGCATCGTGTTATCGCGGTTCTTGAGGTCACTTGGGGATGGATTAAGCGGCAAATTTAGGGGGAATGTAACGAATAAAGGGACGAGCTACAGGCGGTATTGAATAGAAAAAAAATAACGTGGTATAACCGGGGAGACTATACCACGGGTGCCAATGACACCTTCGCTTGCTGCCGGAGTGGCACGTTGTTATGCCACTTCTGGAATACATGTCAGAAGTTATCTTCTGGATGCATTAACTATACAAAATAACGTCTCGTTTAATTATAAGAATAACGACAGCTTAATATGAGAAAAGCGACAAACTGGCGAGATAATCTCAAGATTCTGTTTTTATTGATTTTATTTTTTTATTTCTTGTTGTTTGAAATTAATTACCCATAATGTTTGTTGTGTATTTACCTAGATTTGACAAAAATGACGTGATAATAATTAACAGAATTAACGTCAAGTGGGGCTTGTTTGGAGAGTAATCTTTGATTTCAAGCATTGAAGGATAGAGCATAGCGAAGTAATATCCGTCTCTTGCTATACTATTAATAATAATATTTATCATTTGCAATACGATTAAGGATTATGATGAAGCTGTCAGAGATCACTCCTGGGCAAACGGTTACGATTCGTCTATTAGAAGGGCTTTCGCCAGATGTCAGAAAAAAACTGATGGTAATGGGTTTGCTTCCGAATACAGAAGTGACTCTGGTTAGGCGCGCTCCTATGGGAGACCCTTTACAAGTGGAAGTGAGAGGCGTTTCTGTCGCTCTTCGAGAAAGCATCGCAAAAAATATTGAAGTGGAATAAATCTAAATGCAGTATCAAGTTTTAACTGTAGGTAACCCTAATAGTGGTAAGACGACGCTTTTTAACAGCTTAACAGGCGCTAAGCAGCATGTTGGAAACTGGGCTGGGGTGACAGTAGAAAAGAAAACAGGTCAATTTCAGCAAGCTGGTGACCAGTTTCTGCTGACCGATCTCCCAGGCATTTATTCATTAGATAGTGGCAACGATAGTAATAGTATTGACGAATCGATCGCTTCCCGTGCGGTGCTCACCCATCCTGCTGATGTGATTATTAATGTTATTGATGTTACGAGCCTTGAGCGCAGCCTATACATGACTTTGCAACTTCGAGAATTGGGTAGACCCATGATCGTGGTGTTAAATAAAATGGATGCTCTGAAGCGAGAACGTCGAGTCATTAATGTTACTGAGCTGGAGAAAGCATTAGGCTGTCCTGTAGTCAGTTTATCTGCGACCAATAAAGCTCAGGTCTTGCAATTTCGAGAAAAGCTTCATAAATCATTATTACAAGGTATTGCATTAACGGATATTCCTGTGAGCTACGATAGCTCAATGGAAGAGGCGATTACAAAAGTCTCTGGCTTATTTGAAGAGCAAAGTGTTTCCCACCGAGCGTTAGCGATTCGTGCACTTGAGCAAGACGCATTAGTGCTCAACAGTTTGTCGGATGTAGATAGAAAAACAGTGGAACACGCTACTGAAGGTTTAGCGCTTGATGTGGATTTACACGTTGCGGATACCAAATATACTTATCTACACCAAGTGTGTAAAAAAGTTCGTCGCAGTGAAGGCAAATTAAGTCGTAGTGTGACAGAAAAGCTGGACCAGTTTATTTTAAATAAATGGGTTGGCATTCCCTTCTTCTTTGTCGTCATGTACTTAATGTTTATGTTCTCGATCAATGTTGGTAGTGCATTTATCGACTTTTTTGATATTGGTGTGGGAGCGATTTTAGTCGACGGCGGTCATCAATTGCTTGATGGTCATTTGCCAGTCTGGCTGGTCACCATTCTTACTGATGGTATCGGCGGGGGCATTCAAACGGTTGCTACGTTTATCCCAGTGATCGCTTGTCTGTATCTATTTCTTGCCGTCATTGAAAGTTCTGGTTATATGGCTAGAGCGGCATTTGTTTTAGATAAAGTGATGCAAAAGATAGGATTACCAGGTAAAGCCTTTGTTCCTTTGGTGCTTGGCTTTGGTTGTAATGTTCCCTCAATCATGGCAACGCGTACTTTAGATCAAGAACGTGAACGCCGACTTGCAGCCTCAATGGCTCCATTTATGTCTTGTGGGGCTCGTTTGCCTGTTTACGCTTTATTTGCCGCTGCATTCTTCCCTGGTTTCGGACAAAATATTGTATTTGCGCTGTACTTGTTGGGTATTGTTGCTGCGATATTTACTGGACTATTTTTAAAAAACACTTTGTATCCGGGCAGTAGCGATAGCTTGCTAATGGAGCTGCCTGATTATGAATTACCAACCTTACAGAACGTGGTGCTAAAGACTTGGCAGAAACTCAAACGTTTTGTTTTAGGTGCAGGACAAACCATCGTTATTGTTGTGACGATTTTAAGTTTCTTAAATTCTTTAGGTACCGATGGTAGCTTCGGCAATGAAGATAGTGAACACTCAGTGCTTTCCAAAGCCGCTCAAGTTGTGACGCCTATTTTTGCCCCTATCGGCATAGAAGAGGAAAACTGGCCTGCGACGGTCGGTATTATAACGGGTATCTTTGCTAAAGAAGCTGTCGTCGGAACGTTGAATAGTTTATATACCACGCCTGAGGAAGGGACGGATGAAGTCTTCAATTTAGCGGATAAACTGGAAGAAGCGTTACAAAGTATTCCAAACAACCTTGCGGCACTGAGCTATTCAGACCCTTTAGGCATTGAAGTCGGGGATTTAAGTGATGCAGCTATTGCAGCAGAAGAGCAAGCGGTGGATGCTTCAATTTTCGGTAATATTAAAGCTAAGTTTGGTTCGAGCAGCGCGGCTTTCTCTTATCTCATTTTCATTCTACTTTATACGCCTTGTGTCGCTGCTATGGGGGCTTATGTGCGAGAATTTGGCCACAAATTTGCAAGGTTTATTGCGCTTTGGACTATGGCTCTCGCTTACTTTGGAGCGACATTCTTTAACCAAATGACGCAACTATCGGCGACACCAGTTATAAGTGGGCTTTGGATGGTATTCATTGTGGCGCTCTTCATAAGTGCCTATCATATCTTTAAGTACGTGGGTAAAAAGCAGCAAGCTGTGAGCGAGATATCAACCTTATGATTCTACAAGAACTTTATCAGTATATTGCGAGTAAGGAGACGGTCTCTCAAGCAGAGCTTGCTCAGCATTTTGGTATGAGTGAGGATGGTGTCGATGCCATGCTGAATGTTTGGGTTAAGAAAGGTAAAATTAGCCGTTTGATTGATACAAACAAGGTGCAGGGGGTGGCAAGAATCCGTTACACCATTACTAAGCAAGATGGCTTATCGATAACGGTAACGATGTAAGCTTTCTCTATTCCTCATCATCTTTAAGCTCGCCTCTCTCATTAGCTTCATGCCACAAGAGAGGCGATTATTGTTCAGTTATTTACCTAATTTATCTATTACCTACTTATCTATTCACCTGTTCGTTTCTCACTGCTTGCTCCTAATCCAAGGAATTTTAACCCCAAGCTGAGCACTAAGATTGAAATGGGCAGGGTGAGTATCGTCCAGCCTAAGTTATCGAAATTAATTAAAACCAGCTCGAGAAATTTCACAAATAAGATAACAATGATGACCTCGGCCAAGATATTTTTTAAGTGGCCAATATTGGGCGTTGTTATCCAGCTTAATACGGTATGGTTTTTGGGTACTGTTTGCTGTTGTTCTTTCAGGCTTTTTTTATTCGAAATAAACAGAGTGTAAATACCGTGAGCGAAGATAAAGAGTACCAAGGCAACGAGGAAAGTATCGAGAGACTTAATCAAATAGGCAATGGCGATGTCTGCACGATCTAAATGAGCAAGGGTGATGGGAGGATTTTGATTAAAGAAAAAAACGGCAAAAGCAGAGTAGGTTTTACTTGCGCCCATGGTGAAGAGCAAAAAAGATGCAGCCATCGAGCAAATAATGGCTATCCAGCTAACGTAACGAAAAATATTAAATACTTGTTTCATGGGAATCCTCTCAAAATAAGTTGAGAGTTTAAACAAGTTTTATTTTTGTGATAATACAGATAAAATGAGAAAGATTATTACGCAAATGTATTAATCTCTCTTGGTCATTAAGGTATTTAACGTGATCACCGAGTGAGTAGGACCATCTACCACGAAGTGAAACGTTTAGGTTTTTTGGAAAATAGAGCTCAGTGACAGTACGTTTTTAATTCGACCCAATATTTCACTTTGTTCTTCTTCGCTACGAAATTGTCCTAAGGTGTTCCCCCAAACTGGACCAGGCCAAGCGATATCTTGTTTAAAGCGCGCAATATGATGAATATGCAGTTGAGGTACCATATTGCCGAGTGCACCAAGGTTGAGTTTATCTGGACGAAAAGTGGCTTCTAGGGCTTGGCTTACAGCTTGCGACTCTAGTAGGAATTGTTGCTGCTCTTTCATTGGCAAATGATGCAGCTCTTTCAGGTTTGCACGTTTAGGGACCAAGATAACCCATGGCACGGCATTGTCTTTATGCAGTAAGGCAACACATAAAGGGAAATGGCCAATGACGGTCGTATCTTGGGCTAATTGAGGATGCAGTTCAAAACTCATGATTGTTGTCCGCGTGAAATAGAATAATGTCAGTATACACCCAAGTAAACTCATTCTGAATCAAGCACCTTGAGATCATTTGGGTATACTTATACCTCAGATAAAATAAAAGGCTGGCGCCTTGGCACCAACCTTTCTCGTTCTATCAATAGCTTAAAGTATTAATCGTCGAATCGCTTACATGCGTTCAAGCGTCTCGATACCTAGTAGAGACAGACCTTGTTTGATGGTCTTCGCTGTGAGCGCGGCTAGTTTCAGACGGCTTTGTTTCACTGCTTCGTCTTCAGCCACTAGGATAGGACATGCTTCGTAGAAGCTAGAGAACTGACCAGCGAGTTCGAATAAGTAACTGCACATGATGTGTGGTTGGCCTTCGCGGGCAACGGATTGAACCGCTTCTTCGAACTGCATAAGTTTTGCGATAAGTGCTTTTTCTTTCTCGTCAGTGATCTTGATTTCACCTTTCAGCTCGTCCATAGAAACGCCAGCTTTAGCGAATACCGATGCGACACGAGTGTAAGCGTATTGCATGTATGGTGCCGTATTTCCTTCGAATGCAAGCATGTTGTCCCAGTCAAACACGTAGTCTGTGGTTCGGTGCTTAGAAAGATCGGCGTATTTTACTGCGGCCATAGCAACGGTATGAGCGATCTTCTCTTTTTCTTCCGCTTCTAGTGACGGATTTTTAGATTCAATCAGTTTTACAGCGCGCTCTTCCGCTTCATCCAAAAGGTCTTTCAGTTTTACTGAGCCACCAGTACGAGTTTTAAATGGTTTGCCGTCTTTACCTAGCATCATACCAAATGCGTGGTGCTCAAGTGACACTGAATCTGGAATATAGCCCGCTTTACGAACGATAGTCCAAGCTTGCATTAGGTGCTGATGTTGACGAGAGTCAATGAAGTAAAGCACACGGTCTGCACCAAGTTCTTCATAGCGATACTTCGCACAGGCGATGTCCGTCGTGGTGTATAGGAAACCACCATCTCGCTTTTGTACAATCACACCCATTGGGTCGCCATCTTTATTTTTGTATTCTTCTAGAAATACAACTTGAGCACCGTCATCTTCTACGGCTAAGCCTTGAGCTTTTAGGTCGGCAACAACTTTAGGTAGCATGTCGTTGTACATGCTTTCACCCATCACGTCATCATTCGTTAGAGAGACGTTCAAACGATCGTAGTTACGTTGGTTTTGAATCATCGTGATGTCAACCAACTTCTTCCACATTTCAGAACAGAACTGATCACCGCTTTGCAGTTTAACAACATAACCACGTGCTTTTTCAGCAAAGGCTTCATCGTTGTCATACAGTTTTTTGGAATCGCGGTAGAATGCTTCAAGATCAGACAGTTCCATTGATACTTCGCCTGATTCTTGTTGAACGCGCTCAAGGTTTGCGATAAGCATACCGAACTGAGTTCCCCAGTCGCCTATGTGGTTGGCACGAATCACTTTGTGTCCTAGGAATTCTAGGGTACGAGTAACGGCATCACCGATCACTGTTGAACGAATATGGTGAACGGCCATTTCTTTTGCAACGTTAGGCGCCGAGTAGTCAGCAACGATGGTTTGGGCTTCTTCTTTTGCGACACCAAGGCGGGCGTCTTCAAGAGCCGCTTCCGCTTGTTTTGCAAGAAACTCTTCACTTAGGAAAATGTTGATGAAGCCAGGGCCTGCAATTTCTGTTTTGCTTGCAATACCGTCTAGGTCTAGAACATCCAGTACTTTCTGTGCAAATTCTCGTGGGTTAGTCCCCAGTTTTTTAGCAACGCCCATTACGCCGTTGGCTTGGTAGTCACCAAATTGTGGCTTTGCTGATTGACGGACTGCGGCAGGGCTGCCTGCAGGTGCGCCAGCGGCTTCTAGAGCCTGAGATACTTTGTCATTAATAAGTGCTTGGATATTCACACGCGTTTCCTTCAATTCAAGGACGAAGAATTATACAACCAGTGCAGAATTCTATTGTAGTTCACAAAAATGGCGCTAATTGTACCAACTTTATTGTCGTTCATACAGAGAGGATTAGGAATTTTTCACTTTTTAATTAGATTGGAATTCTGTTGCTATTTAAGTGTAATATGCCGCTCCTCATTACCCAAAATGCGACTAGAAAACTATGATACAACCTCGTTTAGAAGAAAAGCGCCTGGCTCCAGAATTGATGCTGCATGACCTTGATGGTTTTATGTCAAAAGTTGACGCCTTAGCACAGATGATCGGAATCAAAGTGCATTCAATGCAAGCGGATCATATTGCTTTGCGCATTAACGACTTTGAGACGACAAAAGCGGCTCACGGAGCATGGAAACCGTACGGGAAAATTATTTCACAAGCGCAAATCAATGGTCGACCAATCGTTGTGTTGCACTTTGCTCAACCTGTGCAAAGTCATGGGTGGGAAATTGAATGTTTAGAATTGCCTTACCCAGCAGAGGGTAAAATCTATCCAACGGAAGGGTGGGAGCATGCCGAGTTTGTGGTTAACTCTTTGGCACAGACGGCGGATGAGCTTTTAACAGAGCTAAAAGATTCCTTTACTGAGTTTGCTGAACGTTTTGAACAGCTGGATTCAATGGGAGTAAAAGTTAAATTATCTAGCCCTAAAGGGGAAGGTGAGCGGTTAAATAACCCGACTGTCGCTTTCAAATATCAAGGTGTGTGTATTAAATTTCATCCTCATTCACTTAAAGCAATTGTGGAGTCTGAACACGGTTAAGTTTTCATCTTTGAAAAAGAGAGGGAAACTCAGTTCCCTCTCTTGAATACAAACTCATTAATTTAGTAGTGGTGACTTACCTTTAGGGTTTGTGATCACAAGCTTCTTACCTCTTAACTCTTCCATCAAGGGGACGGTAAAAGTCTCAGCAAAAGGCCTTCTTCTACAGTGATCCTTTTTATTCCTGATTATGGTTAGCCAAGCTTCTGTATTGGTGTTCTTTTCCACTTTTAGGTTGAAGTCGCTACTTTGACTGCATCCCGTCGACTCCGCGATAAAGGAGATAGAATCCTCACGAGTTTGGAAAACGGTTACTTTCTCTTTTTCATATTCCACGTGACGGCTTTGATTTACATCTTCATGCGCAGAGCAAGCTGTCAAGCCTATAAAGAGAAGGCTTGTAAGTGTTTTTTTAAGCACGTTTTTCATGCAATGACCACCTTTTACGACGAGTAAACAGTCCGGCCCCCAATAGTACTAGCAATCCGATAGAGAAACTGCCGCCTGAACGTTTTCTGTCATTATCTAGCATCTTAATATTACGAATATATGCTTGCTCGAAGGGGGCGATGATAGCTGAGTTAGAGCTCTCATAAGGTGTATCGTCTTTTATGTAAACAAACTGAAGGCTGTTGGATGATTTCTCAAGTTTAATCGATATCTGTTCAAAGTCAGCACTTTCTTCAAGTAAGTCCCAATCATCATTTATTTGCACAATAAAGGCGTTAGAGTTAGCTATCAATGCTTTATATTCTAGTTGTAGAGTCCCCTTGGGCAAATCAGTGATGTACAGAATAGACTCGCCATTGGATTCCCATATATGGGATGACTGAAGCTCCCCATTTTTCTCTGTCCATGCTTTGTCACTGGTAAACACTTTAGCACCTTTAATCGGAACGGCACCGCTTACCGCAGCATTTGCTTTGTCGATAGCTATATATTTAAGGGTAGTAGTGAACTTAGGTAATTTAGAATGGTCAGTCGTGAACTCTATTGTTTGAGACGATTGCGAGCTGTCTGGAGTGTAATTTATTGTAAGCTCACAGCTTTGAGAAGGCGCGAGAGTTTGAGTACAAGTGTTTTGGGTTACCGATACCCCTTCAGGTAATGTTATTTCAGTGATATTTAATGGCACGATGGCTTCATCATTGCGAATGGTGAAGGTATCTTGCCGAGCTTTTTTTTCTATTAGTCCAAGATCACGGTATTGGGTGTAGCTAATGGTATTTAGGTGGCTTTCTATCCAACCATTTGTCTTAAAATGGGCAACATTGGCATAAACACCATAAGCGTTTGACTGAGCACAACCCAATCCCCAGCTCACTACACCAAGTAATTTGTTAATGCCGTTATCATTGGCGATAAGAGGGCCGCCGCTATCTCCTTGGCAACTGTCTTTTCCACCGTCTGAATACCCTGCACAAATGGCATCAACGGATATTTCAGCGTAAGCCCCACCTAGGTTTTGACATGCTGCGCGGTCAACGTATTGTACGTCAACTTCTCGCAAGATGTTTGGGGATTGTACACTCTCATCTAAGGTGTCTCCCCAACCTGCAACATAGACTTTATCGCCAGCTCTCATATTTTCGATCACTCTTGAGTCTGCTAATTCGATCGTTGCATTATCAACACTTCTTTCTAGTTCGATAACGGCGATGTCGTTGCTCATTATTTCAGGATTATATCCGGCATGTTGATAAATATTTTTGACGGCGATACGTTGTGCTTGAGATTCTTTTTTTTGATCGTATAAGCCAAGAACTATGTCGATACTATCTGCATTCGTTTCATCAACACAGTGTGCAGCCGTTAATACATATTTACCGCCAAGGAAACTACCACCACAAAAATGGCCCTCAGAGGCCGGATATCCTTTTTGTACCAATGAAGCAATGAACTTCCAGTTTTTAGTATTAGCAGGCTCTCCACCGACAATTCGTGCGGAGGCGTCTCTTTCAAGTGGTTCAAGTGTTGTTGCTGCTGCAGGTAAAGCCGCTCCAATCAAAAAAGCTACTAACGTTTTTTTCATTCTCATACCTTA
This window of the Vibrio azureus genome carries:
- the argS gene encoding arginine--tRNA ligase, producing MNIQALINDKVSQALEAAGAPAGSPAAVRQSAKPQFGDYQANGVMGVAKKLGTNPREFAQKVLDVLDLDGIASKTEIAGPGFINIFLSEEFLAKQAEAALEDARLGVAKEEAQTIVADYSAPNVAKEMAVHHIRSTVIGDAVTRTLEFLGHKVIRANHIGDWGTQFGMLIANLERVQQESGEVSMELSDLEAFYRDSKKLYDNDEAFAEKARGYVVKLQSGDQFCSEMWKKLVDITMIQNQRNYDRLNVSLTNDDVMGESMYNDMLPKVVADLKAQGLAVEDDGAQVVFLEEYKNKDGDPMGVIVQKRDGGFLYTTTDIACAKYRYEELGADRVLYFIDSRQHQHLMQAWTIVRKAGYIPDSVSLEHHAFGMMLGKDGKPFKTRTGGSVKLKDLLDEAEERAVKLIESKNPSLEAEEKEKIAHTVAMAAVKYADLSKHRTTDYVFDWDNMLAFEGNTAPYMQYAYTRVASVFAKAGVSMDELKGEIKITDEKEKALIAKLMQFEEAVQSVAREGQPHIMCSYLFELAGQFSSFYEACPILVAEDEAVKQSRLKLAALTAKTIKQGLSLLGIETLERM
- a CDS encoding VOC family protein, with product MQPRLEEKRLAPELMLHDLDGFMSKVDALAQMIGIKVHSMQADHIALRINDFETTKAAHGAWKPYGKIISQAQINGRPIVVLHFAQPVQSHGWEIECLELPYPAEGKIYPTEGWEHAEFVVNSLAQTADELLTELKDSFTEFAERFEQLDSMGVKVKLSSPKGEGERLNNPTVAFKYQGVCIKFHPHSLKAIVESEHG
- a CDS encoding serine protease, giving the protein MKKTLVAFLIGAALPAAATTLEPLERDASARIVGGEPANTKNWKFIASLVQKGYPASEGHFCGGSFLGGKYVLTAAHCVDETNADSIDIVLGLYDQKKESQAQRIAVKNIYQHAGYNPEIMSNDIAVIELERSVDNATIELADSRVIENMRAGDKVYVAGWGDTLDESVQSPNILREVDVQYVDRAACQNLGGAYAEISVDAICAGYSDGGKDSCQGDSGGPLIANDNGINKLLGVVSWGLGCAQSNAYGVYANVAHFKTNGWIESHLNTISYTQYRDLGLIEKKARQDTFTIRNDEAIVPLNITEITLPEGVSVTQNTCTQTLAPSQSCELTINYTPDSSQSSQTIEFTTDHSKLPKFTTTLKYIAIDKANAAVSGAVPIKGAKVFTSDKAWTEKNGELQSSHIWESNGESILYITDLPKGTLQLEYKALIANSNAFIVQINDDWDLLEESADFEQISIKLEKSSNSLQFVYIKDDTPYESSNSAIIAPFEQAYIRNIKMLDNDRKRSGGSFSIGLLVLLGAGLFTRRKRWSLHEKRA